CACCAGAATTAGCAGCTTGAGCCATATCCTGTTTTTAATTTTTACTATTACGCATCTCCTTTAAGGTTATAAGCTTTCTTATTTCCCCATTTTATCAATAAATGGTTTTATCAAGTCTATAGGCACCGGGAATATTATTGTTGAGTTCTTCTCAGTTGCAATCTCTGTAAGGGTCTGTAAAAATCTGAGCTGAAGCGCTCCGCTTTCTGTTGCTATAATCTTTGCCGCATCAGCAAGTTTCTGTGATGCCTGGAACTCTCCCTCTGCATGGATTATTTTGGCCCTTCTTTCACGCTCGGCCTCCGCCTGTTTTGCTATGGCCCTTTGCATCTCTGCAGGGAGGTCCACATTCTTCACTTCTACTGTAGTAACCTTTATCCCCCACGGCTCTGTCTGCTGGTCTATCACCTTCTGAAGTTCTGCATTTATATCCTCTCTTTTTGCCAAGAGGTCATCAAGCTGGCTCTGGCCGAGAATGCTCCTCAGAGTCGTCTGGGATATCTGTGAGGTTGCGTAATAAAAGTCCTCCACAGCTGTTATCGCCTTTATAGGATCCATAACCCTGAAGTAGACAACAGCATTCACCTTGACCGAGATATTATCCCTTGTGATGACATCCTGCGGCGGGACATC
This DNA window, taken from Nitrospirota bacterium, encodes the following:
- a CDS encoding slipin family protein, which produces MTGIPPQFMGFLIVMFLVIYFFSSAIKILREYERGVVFRLGRVIPVKGPGLVIIIPVIDKLVRVSLRTVTFDVPPQDVITRDNISVKVNAVVYFRVMDPIKAITAVEDFYYATSQISQTTLRSILGQSQLDDLLAKREDINAELQKVIDQQTEPWGIKVTTVEVKNVDLPAEMQRAIAKQAEAERERRAKIIHAEGEFQASQKLADAAKIIATESGALQLRFLQTLTEIATEKNSTIIFPVPIDLIKPFIDKMGK